The following nucleotide sequence is from Streptomyces caniferus.
CGACCATTGCCGCTGCCTGCCTGGAAAGCGTCGGTCAGCTTGCGAACAACCGGCGCCTCGATCGTCGAGGACGCCGAACGGACGAATTCACCAAGTTCTTGGAGCTTGGCCATGACGACCTTGCTCTCAACGCCGAACTCCTTGGCGAGTTCGTATACCCGGACCTTAGCCACTTCGCTCCTTCTAGGTCCGGGTTGTCCACCGGACCGTCGCTACTTCATGGGCGTACTCATCGCGTACTCATCGAGTGCTCATCGCAATCTCGACCTACTTCCGACTCGCGAGGTACCTGACCGCACGGTTTTCCGTGCGCTGTGCGTTTCTTGCTGCTGTGCGTTATTGCAACGGCGGCTGCTCGACGGGCGTCCGTTCGATGAACCGACGCAAATCCGTCGTGTCGAACGGTCCCCGGGCCCGGTAGGCCCGGTTGAACGCCCGGCGGCGAACCGCCAGGTCGAGGCAGACCAGTGTCGGGTGCACGTAAGCACCCCGGCCGGGCAGCGTACCGCGAGGATCGGGGGCACACTCACCCTCGATCTC
It contains:
- a CDS encoding YlxR family protein; this encodes MSGRTHARACPERTCLGCRERAAKGDLLRIVEIEGECAPDPRGTLPGRGAYVHPTLVCLDLAVRRRAFNRAYRARGPFDTTDLRRFIERTPVEQPPLQ